A region of Bacillus cabrialesii DNA encodes the following proteins:
- the gatC gene encoding Asp-tRNA(Asn)/Glu-tRNA(Gln) amidotransferase subunit GatC, translated as MSRISIEEVKHVAHLARLAITDEEAKMFTEQLDSIISFAEELNEVNTDNVEPTTHVLKMKNVMREDEAGKGLPVEDVMKNAPDHKDGYIRVPSILD; from the coding sequence ATGTCACGAATTTCAATAGAAGAAGTAAAGCACGTTGCGCACCTTGCGAGACTTGCAATTACTGACGAAGAAGCAAAAATGTTCACTGAACAGCTTGACAGCATTATTTCATTTGCCGAGGAGCTTAATGAGGTTAACACAGACAATGTGGAGCCTACAACTCACGTGCTGAAAATGAAAAATGTCATGAGAGAAGATGAAGCGGGTAAAGGTCTTCCGGTTGAGGATGTCATGAAAAATGCGCCTGACCATAAAGACGGCTATATTCGTGTGCCATCAATTTTGGACTAA